One segment of Daphnia magna isolate NIES linkage group LG2, ASM2063170v1.1, whole genome shotgun sequence DNA contains the following:
- the LOC116915384 gene encoding sphingomyelin phosphodiesterase, which yields MRFFSLTAVALCCVFSTIQGLPFKPVVKSSEKKSILPTCSLCNLAVRGVFQSFDIGLTNEDIVDNIALTCISLNLYDEEICRGVATAAIPTIRYIHSNSLVDPGNICGILMQEANCTFSDRDKLEWSIAPSLIPKPEIVQLDSPSSDASTIKVLHLADPHWDPEYMEGSNANCGKPLCCRASSGLVATTEDEAGYWGDYRKCDMPWRTLENAVKHMSKHHSDVAYIIWTGDLVPHDNWSTSREENMLIHESLLNLVKKYFPDTPIYPTLGNHDAHPVNTFAPPEITDQELGAEWLYQDAARLWTKFGLPDEVSATVRHGGYYTALVRPGLRMVSLNTNYCYTFNWWTLSSIKDPASILTWLTKTLEDAEAAHEKVHIIAHIPPGNEDCWAIYSREFKRIINRFESTVVAQFYGHTHNEEFKVFYDQANATRPINVAFIAGSMTSFTDLSPSYRVYTIDGERPDSSWRVLDYSTWMMNLTLANLKGPTHLPEWFELYQAKKEYALTDLSPKTVDGFFSRMLDDDALFQLYFKNYHKAADKIISKGCDEMCRTNILCRLITSNIAEREHCNQIDRKILEEKDLSDAVAL from the exons ATGCGTTTTTTCTCGTTGACCGCCGTCGCTTTGTGTTGCGTATTTTCCACAATTCAAG GTTTGCCCTTCAAACCAGTTGTGAAGTCAAGCGAGAAGAAAAGCATATTACCTACGTGCTCTCTTTGCAATCTCGCGGTCCGTGGCGTCTTCCAGAGTTTTGATATTGGTCTTACGAATGAAGATATCGTTGATAACATCGCTTTGACATGTATCAGTCTAAATCTGTACGATGAAGAGATTTGTCGAGGTGTAGCCACTGCTGCTATT CCCACAATAAGGTACATCCACAGCAATTCCCTAGTTGATCCAGGTAACATTTGCGGTATTCTTATGCAAGAAGCCAATTGCACGTTTTCCGACCGCGACAAGTTAGAATGGAGTATTGCACCAAGTTTGATACCCAAACCAGAAATAGTTCAACTTGATTCACCTTCG TCAGATGCATCAACGATCAAAGTTCTTCATTTGGCTGATCCCCATTGGGACCCAGAATATATGGAGGGTTCCAACGCGAACTGTGGCAAGCCTCTCTGCTGTCGGGCATCTTCGGGTCTAGTAGCTACAACCGAAGATGAAGCTGGCTACTGGGGTGATTATAGAAAATGTGACATGCCTTGGAGAACTCTCGAGAACGCAGTGAAACATATGTCAAAGCACCACTCG GACGTCGCTTATATCATATGGACTGGCGATCTTGTTCCACACGACAACTGGTCAACAAGTCGAGAAGAAAACATGCTTATACATGAAAGCTTACTTAATTtggttaaaaaatattttcccgACACACCAATCTATCCGACATTGGGAAATCATGATGCTCATCCTGTCAATAC GTTCGCACCACCAGAGATAACCGATCAAGAACTGGGTGCCGAGTGGCTGTATCAAGATGCTGCTCGTCTGTGGACTAAATTTGGGCTACCAGACGAAGTCTCCGCTACCGTCCGTCATGGGGGCTATTACACGGCTTTAGTTCGACCAGGACTTCGGATGGTTTCCCTGAACACCAACTATTGTTATACATTTAACTGGTGGACGCTTTCTTCCATAAAAGATCCAGCGTCTATTCTAACATGGCTTACAAAAACCCTCGAAGACGCAGAAGCAGCGCACGAAAAG gTTCACATAATAGCCCACATTCCTCCTGGTAACGAAGATTGCTGGGCCATCTACAGCAGAGAATTCAAGAGAATAATAAATCGATTCGAATCGACCGTGGTTGCTCAGTTTTACGGACACACTCACAATGAAGAATTCAAAGTATTCTATGATCAAGCAAACGCTACACGACCTATTAATGTAGCCTTCATTGCTGGAAGTATGACCAGTTTCACAGACCTGAGCCCGAGTTACAGAGTCTATACGATCGATGGCGAACGCCCTGATTCCAGTTGG AGGGTGTTGGATTACAGCACGTGGATGATGAATTTGACATTAGCTAATCTAAAAGGCCCTACGCATTTACCAGAATGGTTTGAATTATACCAAGCCAAAAAAGAATATGCTCTGACTGATTTAAGTCCAAAAACAGTGGATGGCTTTTTCTCGCGAATGCTGGATGATGACGCACTTTTCCAGTTATACTTTAA GAATTACCATAAAGCAGCTGACAAGATCATCTCGAAAGGCTGTGATGAAATGTGCCGGACAAATATTTTGTGTCGATTAATCACCAGTAATATCGCCGAACGAGAACACTGTAACCAAATCGATCGAAAAATATTAGAAGAAAAGGATTTGTCAGATGCAGTTGCCCTGTAA
- the LOC116933764 gene encoding retinol dehydrogenase 11, giving the protein MFPFLFSFQNSVIVILIFLLTIKLYLEITKGVCKSTKRLDGKTIIITGANTGIGKETALDLASRGGRIILACRDLKKASVAKDDIGQKSGNYNVLVKKLDLASLASVRQFAEDILKNEPKLHILINNAGCGGIKQQYTQDGLENQMQSNHFGHFLLTNLLLGLMIRTAEKEQENARIINVSSDANHLCRSLNFEDLNFVRDRTAGTFLAPYKIYGTSKLCNILFSIELANKLELHGRAVTVNSLHPGAVYTEFGRFSSIVSTIMTILVSFLKTPKEGAQTTIYLAVADEVANVTAQYFRDCKIAKPSKLAQDSGMAKKLWDVSETLVRLESYEKFF; this is encoded by the exons ATGTTTCCTTTTCTATTTAGTTTCCAAAACAGTGTAATTGTTAttctgatttttttgttaaccattaaGCTCTACCTCGAAATTACGAAGGGAGTCTGTAAAAGCACTAAACGACTTGATGGGAAAACGATTATTATCACAGGTGCCAATACTGGTATCGGTAAAGAAACCGCGCTTGATCTTGCTTCTAGAGGTGGTCGTATCATTCTAGCCTGCCGAGATTTGAAAAAGGCATCTGTAGCCAAAG ATGACATTGGTCAAAAATCAGGAAACTACAATGTCTTGGTCAAGAAACTTGATTTGGCATCCTTGGCATCAGTCAGACAGTTTGCTGAagatatattaaaaaatgaaccTAAACTTCATATCCTTATTAACAATGCTGGATGTGGTGGAATTAAACAACAGTATACACAGGATGGACTCGAAAACCAAATGCAATCAAACCACTTTGGGCATTTTTTGCTTACAAATTTGTTACTAG GTTTAATGATCAGGACTGccgaaaaagaacaagaaaatgcCCGCATCATCAATGTCAGCTCCGACGCAAACCACCTTTGTAGAAGTCTGAACTTTGAAGACCTGAATTTCGTTCGAGACCGTACGGCGGGAACGTTTTTGGCGCCTTATAAAATTTATGGAACGTCAAAGCTGTGCAATATTCTTTTCAGCATTGAACTAGCTAACAAGCTCGAACTCCatg GAAGAGCTGTTACGGTGAATTCTCTTCATCCAGGTGCCGTGTACACTGAATTCGGGCGCTTTTCCAGCATAGTTTCGACGATCATGACcattttggtttcttttttgaag ACCCCCAAGGAAGGTGCGCAGACTACCATTTACTTGGCTGTGGCAGACGAAGTTGCAAATGTGACTGCACAGTATTTTCGCGATTGCAAG ATTGCCAAACCATCAAAGCTTGCCCAAGACAGCGgaatggcaaaaaaattgtgggATGTAAGCGAAACGCTCGTTCGTCTTGAATCATatgaaaaattcttttga
- the LOC116915428 gene encoding retinol dehydrogenase 12, with the protein MFVFSFDVPNSLIVALIFTVAFKIYYEATKGVYMSSKRLDGKTIIVTGSNTGIGKATALDLACRGGRIILACRNLKKALVAKDKIVEKSRNPNVLVKELDLTSFTSIRRFAADVQKTEPKLHILINNAGCGDIEQKTTEDGLEHQMQTNYFGPFLLTNLLLGLMIETGEKEEENVRIVNVGSDGHFSVGDLNLDDLNFSYERSAKTIWSPVQNNLWLPIKIYGTSKLCVILSSCELARKLEILGKPVTVNSLHPGGVYTEFSRFSKILSVLMTLCRPFLKSPAEGAQTSIYLAVADEVSNVSGQYFRDCKIAQPSKLARDKEFAKKLWEVSERLVRLEPKEKFF; encoded by the exons ATGTTTGTGTTTTCGTTTGATGTCCCTAATAGTCTTATTGTTGCTTTAATCTTCACGGTGGCATTCAAAATTTACTATGAAGCTACCAAGGGAGTCTATATGAGTTCGAAGAGACTTGACGGAAAAACAATTATTGTTACGGGATCCAATACTGGGATCGGCAAAGCAACAGCACTTGATCTTGCTTGCAGAGGTGGACGCATAATTCTAGCGTGCCGAAATCTTAAAAAGGCTTTGGTAGCAAAAG AtaaaattgttgaaaaatCAAGGAACCCCAATGTGTTGGTCAAAGAACTTGATTTGACATCCTTCACTTCAATTAGAAGGTTTGCAGCTGATGTACAAAAAACAGAGCCTAAACTTCACATCCTCATCAACAATGCTGGATGTGGTGACATTGAACAGAAGACGACAGAGGATGGATTAGAACACCAGATGCAAACAAATTACTTTGGTCCATTTTTGCTTACAAATTTGCTGCTAG GTTTGATGATTGAGACCGGCgagaaggaagaagagaatGTTCGCATTGTCAATGTTGGTTCTGATGGTCATTTTTCCGTTGGAGACTTGAACTTAGACGACCTGAATTTTTCTTACGAGCGATCCGCAAAAACGATTTGGTCGCCTGTTCAGAACAACCTATGGTTGCCCATAAAAATCTACGGAACTTCGAAGCTGTGTGTTATTCTTTCCAGCTGTGAGTTAGCAAGGAAACTCGAAATTCTTG GAAAACCGGTCACGGTTAATTCTCTTCATCCAGGAGGAGTGTACACCGAATTCAGCCGTTTTTCCAAAATATTGTCCGTGCTTATGACACTTTGTCGCCCGTTTTTGAAG AGCCCAGCAGAAGGTGCACAGACCTCAATTTATTTGGCTGTGGCCGATGAAGTTTCAAATGTTAGCGGTCAATATTTCCGCGACTGCAAG ATTGCCCAGCCTTCTAAGCTAGCTCGCGACAAGGAATTCGCAAAAAAACTGTGGGAAGTAAGCGAAAGGCTTGTTCGTTTGGAACCGAAGGAGAAGTTTTTCTAA
- the LOC116915425 gene encoding palmitoyltransferase ZDHHC16B isoform X2, translating into MRIISKLFFVSNFVISKITRKQVWKKVRQKIGNIPHLSIDWDVLTDRFIEPVIWVVDHFADSLGKIFVSLVWLLIQFVVGVAYWIGLSFYWDISAELTIALVIFGHWILLNVVFHYYMALITPPGLPPDAEQIPHIKARCKKCQSVKPERTHHCSICRTCILRMDHHCPWLNNCVGHFNHRYFFLFMVYVVLGMIFLFIFGAPVIVHELSISDASEPIGYPVFHNGSHLLPVQVEEVSSPRSRSLRRAVSVTVAILCAGILAALGALVGWHARLISRGETSIENLTNKDDREAKRLEGSTFVNPYDYGSYENWRIFLGLSEGRTWWCVFFPSVHPPRGDGISWCFKE; encoded by the exons ATGAGAATCAtatcaaaattgttttttgtgtCCAATTTCGTGATATCTAA GATAACCAGGAAACAGGTATGGAAGAAAGTACGACAGAAGATTGGGAATATTCCCCATCTTTCCATAGACTGGGACGTTTTGACTGATCGCTTTATTGAACCAGTTATATGGGTTGTTGATCATTTTGCCGATTCTTTAGGAAAG ATATTTGTCAGTCTAGTCTGGCTTTTAATTCAGtttgttgttggtgttgcaTACTGGATTGGGCTCTCTTTCTACTGGGACATCAGTGCAGAGCTAACAATAGCTCTTGTGATATTTGGTCATTGGATTCTTCTCAATGTGGTATTTCACTACTATATGGCTTTAATAACACCTCCAGGTCTACCTCCTGAT GCAGAACAGATTCCTCATATTAAAGCTCGATGCAAAAAATGTCAATCAGTCAAACCAGAACGAACACATCATTGTTCAATTTGCCGGACTTGTATACTTAGAATGGACCAT CATTGTCCTTGGCTAAATAACTGTGTTGGACACTTCAACCAccgatatttttttctcttcatgGTGTATGTTGTATTGGGAATGATCTTCTTATTCATTTTTGGAGCACCTGTTATT GTTCATGAATTATCAATTTCGGACGCTTCAGAGCCAATCGGATACCCTGTCTTCCACAATGGATCTCATTTACTACCCGTg CAAGTGGAGGAGGTATCCTCTCCTCGGTCGAGATCGTTGAGAAGGGCTGTCTCGGTAACGGTGGCGATACTCTGTGCAGGAATTCTAGCTGCCTTGGGTGCCTTAGTTGGTTGGCATGCTAGACTTATATCGAGAGGGGAAACAAGCATCGAAAATTTGACCAATAAAGATGACCGTGAGGCTAAACGACTAGAAGGAAGCACTTTCGTCAATCCTTATGATTACGGGTCGTATGAAAATTGGCGGATATTTCTTGGTCTTTCGGAAGGAAG GACATGGTggtgtgttttctttccatcTGTCCATCCACCGAGGGGTGACGGTATTTCGTGGTGCTTCAAAGAATGA
- the LOC116915425 gene encoding palmitoyltransferase ZDHHC16B isoform X1 — protein MRIISKLFFVSNFVISKITRKQVWKKVRQKIGNIPHLSIDWDVLTDRFIEPVIWVVDHFADSLGKIFVSLVWLLIQFVVGVAYWIGLSFYWDISAELTIALVIFGHWILLNVVFHYYMALITPPGLPPDAEQIPHIKARCKKCQSVKPERTHHCSICRTCILRMDHHCPWLNNCVGHFNHRYFFLFMVYVVLGMIFLFIFGAPVIVHELSISDASEPIGYPVFHNGSHLLPVKQVEEVSSPRSRSLRRAVSVTVAILCAGILAALGALVGWHARLISRGETSIENLTNKDDREAKRLEGSTFVNPYDYGSYENWRIFLGLSEGRTWWCVFFPSVHPPRGDGISWCFKE, from the exons ATGAGAATCAtatcaaaattgttttttgtgtCCAATTTCGTGATATCTAA GATAACCAGGAAACAGGTATGGAAGAAAGTACGACAGAAGATTGGGAATATTCCCCATCTTTCCATAGACTGGGACGTTTTGACTGATCGCTTTATTGAACCAGTTATATGGGTTGTTGATCATTTTGCCGATTCTTTAGGAAAG ATATTTGTCAGTCTAGTCTGGCTTTTAATTCAGtttgttgttggtgttgcaTACTGGATTGGGCTCTCTTTCTACTGGGACATCAGTGCAGAGCTAACAATAGCTCTTGTGATATTTGGTCATTGGATTCTTCTCAATGTGGTATTTCACTACTATATGGCTTTAATAACACCTCCAGGTCTACCTCCTGAT GCAGAACAGATTCCTCATATTAAAGCTCGATGCAAAAAATGTCAATCAGTCAAACCAGAACGAACACATCATTGTTCAATTTGCCGGACTTGTATACTTAGAATGGACCAT CATTGTCCTTGGCTAAATAACTGTGTTGGACACTTCAACCAccgatatttttttctcttcatgGTGTATGTTGTATTGGGAATGATCTTCTTATTCATTTTTGGAGCACCTGTTATT GTTCATGAATTATCAATTTCGGACGCTTCAGAGCCAATCGGATACCCTGTCTTCCACAATGGATCTCATTTACTACCCGTg AAGCAAGTGGAGGAGGTATCCTCTCCTCGGTCGAGATCGTTGAGAAGGGCTGTCTCGGTAACGGTGGCGATACTCTGTGCAGGAATTCTAGCTGCCTTGGGTGCCTTAGTTGGTTGGCATGCTAGACTTATATCGAGAGGGGAAACAAGCATCGAAAATTTGACCAATAAAGATGACCGTGAGGCTAAACGACTAGAAGGAAGCACTTTCGTCAATCCTTATGATTACGGGTCGTATGAAAATTGGCGGATATTTCTTGGTCTTTCGGAAGGAAG GACATGGTggtgtgttttctttccatcTGTCCATCCACCGAGGGGTGACGGTATTTCGTGGTGCTTCAAAGAATGA